DNA from Tursiops truncatus isolate mTurTru1 chromosome 8, mTurTru1.mat.Y, whole genome shotgun sequence:
CCTCTTTGTAGATGAAAGCAAAGGCATAGCTAAGGCCGTGTTGACCCAGCCCCTCGGTCCTTGGCCCCGGCCTGTTGCTTACCtatcaaaaaaattggacccaGTGGCTGCCGGCTGGCCTCCTTGCCTCCGGATGATCGCCGCCACGGCCCTAATGGTAAAggatgctgacaaactaactaTGGGGCAGGAGTTACATGTCACCACCCCCCACGCCATCGACGGGGTTCTCAAACAGCCTCCCGACCGATGGATGAGCAATGCTCGATTGGTCCACTACCAGGGTCTACTGTTAAATCCCCTCAGAATCAGCTACACTCCGCCGCGGGCATTAAACCCTGCCTCCCTATTACCTGACCCAGATTTGGACTCCCCACTCCATGACTGTGCAGAGGTACTGGCCCAGATCCATGGGGTTCGGGAAGACCTACGTGACCAGCCCCTACCGGATGCACAAGTCACATGGTTCACTGACGGCAGCAGCTTTGTCCAGCAAGGTCAGAGGTATGCGGGGGCAGCAGTAACATCAGAAACTGAGGTGATATGGGCAGAGACTCTCCCCCCAGGGACCTCAGCCCAAaaagctgaattaattgccctgaccCAAGCTCTCAAGATGAGCAAAGGCCAAAAAGCTACCATATACACAGACAGCCGGTATGCTTTCGCTACCGCACATATACATGGGGCAATATACCGAGAGCGGGGACTACTCACAGCAGAGGGCAAAGACATcaagaacaaagaggaaatcctGGCCTTGCTAGCGGCCATATGGGAACCCAAAAAGCTAGCCATTGTACACTGCCCGGGGCATCAAAAACCCACGAATCCAGTCACCCGAGGCAACAATTTGGCAGACCAGACGGCTCGAAAGGCGGCACACACTCCAATACCATTACTTCCCCTGCAACTGCCGGATCCAGGCCCCCGGGAACTACCGCCCCAACCCGACTACTCGGAGGATGACATCAGATGGATGAGCAAGCTTCCTCTAACCCAGGTTAGAGACGGATGGTGGCGGGACGCTAAAAACAATATCCTCCTTCCTGAGAGACTAGGAACCCTGGTCCTTGAACGGATCCACCGTAGCACCCACTTGGGCGCCCGACGGCTACAGGATCTCATCAGGCAGACtggacttaaaattaaaaatgtctccgAGAAGACTGAACGACTGGTTGCTGACTGTGCAGTCTGCCAACTCCATAATGCCAGCACCCACCCGCCAACCACTGGCATCCGGGAGAGAGGAAACCAGCCTGGAGCCTACTGGGAAGTGGACTTCACGGAGGTAAAGCCTGGCAAATATgggtataaatatttactggtgTTTATAGATACCTTTTCAGGTTGGACTGAGGCATTCCCAACCAAGAATGAGACTGCACGAATAGTAGCTAAGAAGCTACTAGAAGAGATCCTGCCCAGGTATGGCTTTCCAGTTATGATAGGGTCCGACAACGGGCCAGCCTTCGTTTCTAAGGTAAGTCAGGATCTGGCTTCCATACTTGGGGCtaattggaaattacattgtgcatACCGCCCCCAGAGTTCAGGACAGGTAGAAAGGATGAATAGAACTCTAAAAGAGACCTTGACTAAATTGACCATGGAGACTGGCGCTAACTGGGTAGTCCTACTCCCCTACGCTCTGTTTAGGGTGCGAAATTCCCCCTATAAGCTAGGATTTACTCCCTATGAAATAATGCATGGTAGGCCTCCTCCTATCATCCCTAATCTAAAGACTAACCTTATCCAATTGGACCCAGAAAATAATCTCCTGTCTTCCCTCCAAGCCTTACAGCGGATACACGAGACAATCTGGCCCAAACTAAAAGAGCTATATGCAACAGGACCCCCACCTACTCCACACCAGCTCCGGCCAGGTGACTGGGTCCTTGTCAAACGCCATCGACAAGAGACCCTAGAACCCAGGTGGAAAGGACCTTACCAGATCATCCTGACAACACCGACAGCCATTAAGGTGGACAGCATAGCTGCCTGGATCCATCACACGCACGTCAAGCCGGTGGACCCATTTTCTGACCTCATCAAGTCCACTAAAGCTGACGTCACCTGGACTGTTGACCGGAGTAAGAACAATCCCCTCAAACTGACTTTGCGCCGTACCCTCCCCCATGATGACCAAGGTACTGCTGATAGCCCTAATGATAGTCCTAACCCTCAACCCTCGGGCCACGAGAGGAGGATTCGGCCCTCCCCCCAATAAGAATACTTTAATACAACTACTATATGGTGCACCGTGCGAGTGCAGGGGAGGTACTATGGAGACTCCTGTTGTTCCCCGAGGGTATACTCATATGCAGGACTGCGGGGGCATAACTGCGTATCTTGTTCAGGAATATAGGGTTACCGGGGCCTCTCAAAACTGGCAATGCTACCATAAGCCTAAGCCACTTCCCCCTCGAGCTACTTGCCCCTGTTCTACCTTCCAGGAATCAATGCATAGCATGTGCTATTCCTCTTACCAGCAATGTATAGGGGCCAATAACAAGACTTATTTCACAGCCATACTACAGAATAATAAAAGCCCCACCATTAGTGATGATAATAAATACCTTCAGGCTGGATGCACTGGCACCCCCGGGACCCCGGTATGCTGGAATACCAGGGCCCCCACACATATGTCAGACGGTGGGGGGCCCCAGGACGCAGTGCGCCAGATAGAAACCCGAAGACAAATAGAAGAGGCCTATCGGCATCTGTACCCACAGCTCAGCTACCACCCCCTAATTCTCCCTAAGGTCGATCCCTCTGAATTGGACTCCCAGACCATGTCCATACTAGAAGCTACTTTTGCGCTTTTGAATACCACCAACCCCAACTTAGCACAGGATTGCTGGCTCTGCCTTCCTCAAGGACCGCCCCGCCCTATAGCCATCCCCACCTTCGCCAATTTAAATATCAGCGAACGATGTAACCCTACTTCACTCCCCGAGCCGTTCCccatacaattttcaaaattttcaaccaCCTTTAATACCTCATGCTTTGTCAAGAACGATTCCCTCTCTAACGCCAGTATTGACTTGGGAATCCTTTCATCCACTGGATGTAGTCAATATATCCCCGTGAACTCCTCCCTCTGTAGTCCTAATACCACTGTCTTTGTCTGTGGAAGTAACCTAGCATACACCTATTTACCCCCGAATTGGACAGGGGTCTGCACCCTGGCCACCCTTCTCCCCAATGTAGACCTGATCTCGGGAGACACCCCGTTGCCCATTCCCAGCTTTGACCTCTGGGCAGGCAGAACCAAACGAGCCATTACAGTCCTACCCCTCCTGGTAGGATTAGGAATTACAGGAGCTGTGGCCACAGGGAGTACAGGTCTTGGGGTCTCCCTTCACTCCTATAGTCAGCTGTCTAGGCAATTAATAGAAGATGTAGAAACTCTCTCTGGGACCATTCAGGACTTACAGGACCAATTAGATTCGCTGGCCGAGGTGGTCCTACAGAATAGGAGGGGCTTAGACTTACTGACAGCTGAACAGGGTGGGATATGCCTCgccctaaaagaaaaatgttgtttcTATGCAAATAAATCAGGCATTGTAAGAAATAAGATCCACCAGCTCCAGGAAGACCTAGCTCGCCGCCGGCAAGAATTAGCGGATAATCCCCTTTGGTCAGGATTTCATGGGatgctccccttcctcctccccatcctgGGCCCTCTACtatgcctccttctcctcctcactaTAGGCCCCTGTATACTCAGTAAAGTCATGAATTTTGTTCGCGAAAGAATAAATACAGTCCAGCTAATGATATTAAGAACACAATATCAGCCCTGCGAGGCCTCAGAAATTGAAGAAACGGAGCCTTGAGGACCCAAGATTGGCTCCTCTGGTTCATGAGAAAGGGGGGAATGAGGGGGCTATGTTCTAGTTTGGTGAGAATAGGACTGAGTTGACGCCCTGCATTCAATTTGTGCTtttcctggaatttcttttctgttctttccggaGGGGGAGGGCCGAAAAAAGGACCATTCCAGGGCGCGGCGCTGGGCTTGCCACATTTGGGAGCGCCGCCTGAAGTTGGGTGCACAGCCTCCCGACGCCCTGCCGTTGGGCTGGTGGAGGCCGCAGCACTGCTAGGGTTGTATCAGTCCTCCTGtttgcactatttctttttgCGACCATGGCCCCGCCTTAagtatttctaattaagaaacaaaacctcaGGAGACCGAAACTTAACCAGCCGCTCTCGCTTCTATAATTACGCctgctgaccccccccccccgcaaccgtccaaccaatcagacggcgactagtgtctctgtttaaaagtcaaccaatcggcgactagcgtctctgtttaaaagtcaaccaatcggtgactagcgtctctgtttaaaagtcaaccaatcggtgactagcgtctttgtttaaaagtcaaccaatcggcgactagtgtctctgtttaaaagtcaaccaatcggcgactagtgtctttgtttaaaagtcaaccaatcggcgactataTTTGTACCGGTCTATAAAAGAGCTGTACTAATCTCCGCCAGGGCCTCTTAGCGTCACGGGCAAGGAGTGCGCGGAGGTCCAGGTTCGAACCTGCAATAAATGACCCTTGCCGTTTGGCTTTGACTCTCGACTCTGGTGGTCTTGTGGAGGGGCCTCGCGACCTTGGGCATTTCATGATGTGATGGGGGATCAAATGTATCACTTGCCAGCTGTGAAACCCTCTTGCAGGTCAATCTTTCCtaatagttttctcatttttaaaaaggacctagtAATGCCTATTTTAAGGTGCTTTAGTAAGGATTAAATAATAGCTCATGCAAATGACTTTATGAAGTACTTTGtacatagtaggaactcaatTACCatggatatttataaaacatattttctgagTTGCCTgagagaattatattttaatggggaaaattttttttaaaactccaccAAAAACACTCATGGCAGATATACTTAAACATATCTCTATTGTAGCCATATATGGGAATAATTCAATGGCATATTTTGGTTctcaaagaaaataagacatttaaTTGTTCCTcccataatggaaagaaaattaagttaGGAGCTAAAAGGAGTCCTGGCTCTATTATTTAGCATCTCTGTGACATCAAGGAAGCCACTTAGATTTTTTGAAATTCAGTGTCTTCATCAATGAAATGAGGTTATCTACCTTCATTACTTCCTATCTATGTTGTTATGAAGACAAATTGATTTCTGGATgtgaaaggcatttttttttctgtgtgtattatTACAGAAATCTATCCCTCCACGGCATTATTTGTTGGGTTCCCATGTGAGGAGATGGGATTTCCTTTGCCAAATTTTGAGCCTCAAATCCAGGAGAACAGTGACTCTGGTAGATACCTTATGTCAAGAGAAAGTGACAGATTATTTTGAATATACTTCTTCCATTGTATGTTCCTTTGGAAGGTTCCTGGTTGTGACATGCATTCCCATCAAATATGCTGACTGAAAGGGATTTTTGCAGGGGAACTGGAAGGGCCTTGATGGTTTGATGTCAGTGCCCCTCTTGGACTGGTGATGATGCTGAAATCCTCAGAGAGAGCTTGTGCTCCAGGATGCCCAGGGCAATCTTTCAGTCCCAGGAGCAACTGTCTAGATTGAATTAGCTTTGGTTCTTCCATCACTAATTAGAAGGCATAGCAGCCCTGCCTCAGGGCACAAAAGCATTAATTGAGTTCCTGTAATAAGCCTAACGAAGTACCTTCACCATGATTCAGGGTGCCAGTTCTCTGAAAGTTGCCCTGAAATATATATTGGCACACCCAGTCAATTTACAGAcacaacagaaaacaagaaaaagttacATAGGTATTTTATTAGAGGATATGCTTACATTTTCTCCAAAGCTAGGTTTGAAAGTGACCTTGAGATAACAAGTAGTTTATCCCTTAGATTCCACAGTGGATTTTGACGGAACTGTCCTGGGAGTCAGAACGTATTCTAAATTTCTAAATGCTGGAAGTGCCACAGCCGCTTTGTAACACATCCAACTATCTAACAACCTTCACTATCCTCATTAGTATGAAATACAACTCATTCATAACTGAATATCACCCACTTGCCTAATATTGTCTTGATCCAAGAAACTTCCATGTTAAGTTGAAAATCAAATAcgtagaaatgaaagaaaattaatgggGTAATATAAGATTTTCAATAAGAACTTGTATTTTATATAGTGCTATATATTTTGCAGAGCATTTTCACATCCAGTTTCTCATAAGAGAATCTGCAGCAGAGTCCATGGACCTGGAACAATGGGCTGAGGGGAAAGCAttaaggaggagaaaataaagagagagaaagtacagATTCACAGCATCTTAACCTTGAAAGGAATTGTAAATTTCATCATCTGTCCTCTCATCCATATAGACATTCTCTTCTTACGCTTAACTGGTAATCCACCGGCTTCTGCTTAAACATTCCTAATGCAGGGAGGCATCTGGGTTCTGAGGCAGTGCTGCCCGTCATTGAATGGCTCCATCTGCTAGAATCACTTCCTTGTATTTAGCCAAAATCTGCCTCCTGTAACTCCTTCCACTTCTGCATTTGCTTTTGGTCACAAGaaaacacaagtctgttctttattcATAGCGAGTTATTCAAAACTAAAGGACTAGAAATATGTCCCCACTATGAAAATCTTCTCCATGCTAAATAGTCCATTTCTGTCAACAACTATCATAGTTTGATTTTCAGATTCCAAAATCCTCCAGATGTGGACTCTTCTCTGAAAATACACTAGTTCCTTGTTATTCAAAAAGTGCTCTGTGTCTCAGCAgcttcagcatcacctgggagctggtcATAAATGTAGACTATTAGACCTCAAGCCAGATCTACTAACTAAACTATGGTTTATATGAgaattaaagtttgagaagcactgtgctAGTTTGTTGGACTGTCTGCTAATATACAGCAACCCAAATTACATAAATCCTTCAAGTGTGGTCTGAGGACCACAAAATATTGTGAGATTATTTACTGGGCTCTGTGCATTATATTTGCATTAAATCTTCTGtcattgctttattttacttttaatttaattttttttccagtaaatgcCTTACACAGTTAACACCTCCTAAGCTTTTGGCCAAGGATAAGACCCAGATCTTTTTCACATAAACCATTGTTAATCAGGTTTGCTTCTTCTCACAACGGTGTAATTGATATTTTACACCTATGTATGAGAATATACACATCATTATGAAATTTCATCCTATCAGTTGGAGCCAGTCTTTCTACTCTGCTAGGATATTTTGAAGCTTTATTTCATCAACCATCACATTATTTCTCTCTCCCAGCTTGTATCCTTTGAAAAATGGATGAGCATATCTCTCTTTATTAAGGCACTGATAaaaatagtgaatataacagGGCTAAAGGCAGAATGCATTAATATATTTCTGGAAACTCCCCTCATATAAACAACTTTAAGTTCAACAAATGTGTGCTGGAAACCTGTCATGTGTTGGAAACCACCCTGAGTTAGACACCTGGAATACACAGACAATGAGGCACCTTCCTTTCCTTGAGAAGCCCACTGTCTAATGAGAATTCCAGGTTTGGAGATCATGCAAGAACAGCTCTTGCCAGGGCTACCACCCCTTCATTAGACTAATTATGGGAACAGAGTCTATGTTTGTGTGCCCTGAGGCAGGTCTTCTTTGCCACCTAATTAGTGATGAAAGAACCAATGCTAATTCAATCTAGTCTGAATTAGTCTGAACTGAGGAATTATCTCAGACACCATGAGCACATAAACTTCTCTTGAAATTATAAGAAAAGACAGCCACCACCacgagatttttatttttcctgaggcGCTCATTAAAACAAAGAGCATGAAATGTGTACTTGGAGGAAGATAAAAGAAACTCATCATATATAATGTGCATAGCAACATCTCAGATTGATGGCCTAGGAGAGAACCTAACTTCTGACCAATTTTTTATTAGTCTGCTGAGGTCTTAGAATTTACCAGTCATTGGTAAAATAAGTCAAGCTCAAGATCTACAGCAAATTCagatgaacattaaaaaatatccaGCTTTGTGTGAGAAAGATCtgaataaatttacttttaaactgACCAATGCCTGACCATTTGACCCCATGCTAGCATAATTCAGTCTTCAATTACCTTGGAGTTGAAAATTCTCTGTCCCACAAGTCCTACCAACCTGCTGTTGGTATCTGGCATCTGCCTGCCTTGCCACTGAACCCTAGCATTCTTCATTTAACAACCattcaatacatgtttattatatgCTTTTTGTGAAACGGGTCTTTACAAAACTTACATTCTATgagtaagaaacagaaaataaagaagtacaTCAGAAAATAAGTGAGATAATTGTAGTTATTAACAAAtgctgcaaagaaaataaaacatggtaaGTAGTGAGTGACATGGGGTGTGCTCTTCATATTTGACCAGTGAGAAGAAGCCAGTGTTGTCCAGTTCTGAGGAAAGAATGTTCCTGGCAAAGGGAATGGGAAGTCTCATGTTCTCCTATCCAAATCTTCCTGAGACTGGGTCCTTCGCCTCTATGGCTCTGTCCCCCCAAGTTCTCTCTACTCACTTGGACCTCAGCCAGATATCTGCCCTACATCACTTTCAATGGACACCTTAGATTTGTAGCTAGTTTGGATATTTTATGTAGAGTATTTGTAAATCTTTCTTACCCAGGCCTTGTGGATTGAATTCCTGCTTCAGGTCTCCTTTAA
Protein-coding regions in this window:
- the LOC117313280 gene encoding syncytin-1-like, which gives rise to MMTKVLLIALMIVLTLNPRATRGGFGPPPNKNTLIQLLYGAPCECRGGTMETPVVPRGYTHMQDCGGITAYLVQEYRVTGASQNWQCYHKPKPLPPRATCPCSTFQESMHSMCYSSYQQCIGANNKTYFTAILQNNKSPTISDDNKYLQAGCTGTPGTPVCWNTRAPTHMSDGGGPQDAVRQIETRRQIEEAYRHLYPQLSYHPLILPKVDPSELDSQTMSILEATFALLNTTNPNLAQDCWLCLPQGPPRPIAIPTFANLNISERCNPTSLPEPFPIQFSKFSTTFNTSCFVKNDSLSNASIDLGILSSTGCSQYIPVNSSLCSPNTTVFVCGSNLAYTYLPPNWTGVCTLATLLPNVDLISGDTPLPIPSFDLWAGRTKRAITVLPLLVGLGITGAVATGSTGLGVSLHSYSQLSRQLIEDVETLSGTIQDLQDQLDSLAEVVLQNRRGLDLLTAEQGGICLALKEKCCFYANKSGIVRNKIHQLQEDLARRRQELADNPLWSGFHGMLPFLLPILGPLLCLLLLLTIGPCILSKVMNFVRERINTVQLMILRTQYQPCEASEIEETEP